From Rutidosis leptorrhynchoides isolate AG116_Rl617_1_P2 chromosome 3, CSIRO_AGI_Rlap_v1, whole genome shotgun sequence, a single genomic window includes:
- the LOC139900314 gene encoding uncharacterized protein: MALPTENSIAQAVQRTYVYLDELQVGQDAVVKVMICRTWDTHTVYGKYLSTDFIASDEKGNVVQLTAKNTVAHCFIPRLKEGSVYLLKNFEVIPNRDTYRILKDNKFLIQLQGSTFLRRQAIEGLSGFIRHPFKCIAFDALEPTEGKYLIDAVGCVLNVGSPQTPKQGTSALEFELGSTSKGHIMGKPWEFFPAEEATVTRPILHHFELRFRETKPLRYSPLLSPFLDVLLHCKYSSIAGLPLQADVFKCKVELMNIRMKNGWHYTTCSICQAKKGITRQFGGYWCESCAKLIPEPITRFRVQCEVRDATAETVIVFFDETAEQLTQTTAPCLMAEQDEETCTTVLPNALANLLGTTHVVLIKTGSHYEHGTFESFNCIKVYLDEPVPETPPTLDVTEDTIPAVAESVAESSTPLHSTSKGVKREIDVPTPPKDSERPSHRRFIVTSDSEDEHPPKTATGEDKEVQKNE; this comes from the exons ATGGCACTACCTACTGAAAACTCCATTGCCCAGGCCGTTCAGCGCACTTATGTTTACCTTGATGAATTGCAGGTAGGTCAGGACGCGGTCGTTAAGGTCATGATCTGTAGGACATGGGATACGCACACAGTCTACGGTAAATATCTCAGCACTGATTTTATAGCTTCTGATGAGAAG GGGAATGTTGTTCAGTTGACTGCCAAAAACACTGTGGCCCATTGTTTTATTCCAAGGCTTAAAGAGGGCTCAGTGTATTTGTTAAAGAATTTTGAAGTGATTCCGAATAGAGACACTTACCGTATACTGAAGGACAACAAGTTCCTTATCCAGTTGCAGGGATCCACCTTTCTCAGGAGACAAGCAATCGAAGGTTTATCTGGGTTCATCCGCCATCCTTTCAAGTGCATTGCATTTGACGCCTTGGAACCTACCGAGGGAAAATACTTGATTG ATGCTGTTGGATGTGTTCTTAATGTGGGCTCACCCCAGACCCCTAAACAGGGCACCAGCGCTCTAGAATTCGAGCTT GGGTCAACGAGTAAGGGTCACATTATGGGGAAACCTTGGGAGTTCTTTCCTGCAGAAGAAGCCACCGTCACCCGGCCAATATTGCATCATTTTGAGCTCCGTTTCCGTGAAACAAAACCACTACGGTATTCTCCACTTCTAAGTCCATTCCTCGATGTACTATTACATTGCAAATACTCATCCATTGCCGGCCTACCTCTGCAG GCTGACGTTTTCAAGTGTAAAGTTGAACTCATGAATATTCGCATGAAGAACGGGTGGCATTACACCACCTGCAGTATTTGTCAGGCGAAAAAGGGCATAACGCGGCAGTTTGGTGGCTATTGGTGTGAATCATGCGCCAAGCTTATCCCTGAGCCAATTACACG GTTCAGGGTACAATGCGAAGTCCGCGATGCGACTGCGGAAACTGTTATTGTTTTCTTCGATGAAACCGCTGAACAGTTGACTCAGACTACAGCACCATGTTTGATGGCTGAACAAGACGAA GAAACCTGCACAACCGTGTTACCAAATGCACTCGCAAATCTATTGGGCACCACACATGTTGTATTGATAAAGACAGGCTCCCATTATGAGCATGGGACGTTTGAAAGTTTCAATTGCATTAAGGTTTACTTGGATGAGCCGGTACCCGAAACCCCACCTACTTTGGATGTTACAGAGGATACCATACCTGCAGTTGCTGAATCCGTTGCTGAATCGAGCACTCCCCTTCATTCAACCTCAAAGGGGGTTAAGCGTGAAATCGATGTGCCTACTCCACCCAAGGATTCAGAGCGTCCAAGCCATCGAAG GTTTATTGTAACGTCTGATTCGGAAGACGAGCATCCCCCCAAAACAGCAACCGGTGAAGATAAGGAGGTCCAGAAAAATGAATAA
- the LOC139900315 gene encoding uncharacterized protein — MAGNQFGSSHTHMTSGSSTRLTHSGFANYSLSIYSSETRTGVGKAKPYCVLKLTEPFILESGNPIATEELLSFSNILDHSINIVSISTPKHGHVQSFVGLRYIDPAVPTHPESSNTRMHGHIQSFVGLKIIDRPVPPYAAFTYNNASPTFDLRITPAGKLKTNESLLSFSDILHHSLIIEAANTKMHGQIQSFVGLRIIEHPAPPITGIITIPHAEHNSTGTPHPSGPQKTPSTVTGIKHGDPTAHQRGTIKRAAMSSGSQVSYYNHGPPTFKCIHCNATMWYEERSNKPKKTANPTFSLCCQNGKLLLPKLKDPPMLLKTLLDYTATTTAKFREQIRIYNSMFSFTSFGARIDHSVNHGRGPYTFRISGQTYHKIGSLLPAEGGHPRYAQLYFFDTEHEARNRMSAFVSSETRHSLDENITNNLINMLNQYSVVAQAFRMARDWSTNNRSSEFQLRLLAKVTHSRQYNTPTVAEVAALITSDFGQCTASRDIIVQEKNYPPKRISELHQLYMALQYPLLFPYGETGYHEEIPYRSNNGRRKTNREFVTMREFYCYMIQQRENEGTTLLRGGRLFQQYLVDAYTAVEEQSLKWLRNHQNELRLDLYNNVCDAVTRGDTKATSIGKRIILPASHTGSPRYMVQNYQDAMALCREFDNPDLFITFTSNPKWPEIEGMLSYIEGQRPPDRPDIVARMFKQKLDSLMNDIMKAHIFGTTEAGIYIIEFQKRGLPHVHMLIWLTRDCKCKSPSDIDDIISAEIPSQTHDREAYKAVTEYMLHGPCGGKNTDAPCMVNRKCSKNFPKPYYAETTIDEDGYANYRRRNNGEKVSKGKNTLDNSFVVPYNRFLLLKYNAHINVEWCNRYRAIKYLFKYLNKGPDRATIVIQENLTPIENSSVEKVTEVDEIQNYLDCRYLSPCEAVWRMFSFDIHFSQPSVIKLSNHLPNQQAITDAKEWAPRKQRRCIGRIVYSNPASGERYYLRMLLNIVKGPRSFEDIRRVDGTLHPTFKDACFAYGLINDDKEWTEAISEATLWASGSQLCDLFVTILLFCNVSKPLNLWEKHWEALADDILRKKRKLYNYPELILSEAQVRNYCLVEIQAILNKNGKSLSDYPDLPQPDQSLLNHLDNRLIREELNYNLKEMETLHNNLYTSLNPEQLIIYQAVLAAVTEKKGGLFFLYGPGGTGKTFVYNTILTKLRSEKMIVLAVASSGIASLLLPGGRTAHRRFVIPLELMENSTCGIKQKTHLAYLMQQARLIIWDEAPMTQRFAFEALDKTLRDILAAKDEANRGRLFGGIPILLGGDFRQILPVIPKGKRQEVIQACINRSDLWNHCQLHRLSRIMRVNEYTVDGRVDARKREFNKWVLEIGDGKVPALCQDGEDEPTWINIPEEFIVKSEKPPIEAIVDTVFPDFIQRHRDEDYLRERAILTPRNDDADQINKHMFKKLESQTMTFQSSDEICKGSTDALDQQQSYPVEFLNKLNFPGVPPHKLKLKIGQPIMLLRNLNPSKGMCNGTRLIITDFQKFVIQARIITGSHIGNMVIIHRIILTSTQSKWPFVMQRTQFPVKPCYAMTINKSQGQSLELVGLYLPKPVFSHGQLYVAMSRVTDPAGLKIVMVNENKDGLHNHTRNVVYKEIFTNLN; from the exons ATGGCAGGCAACCAATTTGGATCCTCCCACACACACATGACTTCAG GCTCTAGCACCCGTCTAACACACTCAGGATTTGCTAATTACTCACTATCGATTTACTCATCGGAAACCAGAACAGGAGTAGGAAAAGCAAAACCTTATTGCGTTCTCAAATTAACTGAACCATTCATTCTAGAATCAG GGAACCCCATAGCCACCGAAGAGCTCCTATCCTTCTCCAACATTCTAGACCATTCTATCAATATAGTATCCATCAGCACGCCTAAGCATGGTCACGTACAGAGTTTTGTTGGCCTTCGATATATTGACCCGGCGGTCCCTACACACCCCG AATCATCCAACACGAGGATGCATGGCCATATTCAGAGTTTTGTTGGTCTGAAAATTATTGACCGCCCTGTTCCGCCTTACGCTG CATTCACTTACAACAATGCAAGCCCTACATTTGATCTGCGTATTACTCCTGCAGGAAAACTTAAGACCAACGAAAGCTTGCTATCTTTTTCCGATATCCTTCACCATAGCCTCATTATAGAAGCAGCCAACACAAAGATGCATGGTCAAATTCAGAGTTTTGTCGGTCTGAGGATTATTGAGCATCCCGCTCCGCCTATCACGG GAATTATAACCATCCCTCATGCTGAACATAATTCAACAGGCACACCCCACCCATCAGGCCCTCAAAAGACACCCTCCACAGTAACAG GAATAAAACATGGCGATCCCACCGCTCATCAAAGGGGCACTATAAAGCGTGCGGCTATGTCTTCAG GTTCACAAGTGTCTTACTATAACCACGGACCACCTACGTTTAAATGCATACATTGCAATGCAACAATGTGGTATGAAGAGAGGAGTAATAAACCCAAAAAAACCGCCAACCCAACTTTTTCCCTTTGTTGTCAAAATGGAAAACTGCTTCTACCCAAGCTCAAGGACCCTCCTATGTTGTTGAAGACATTGCTGGACTACACAGCCACTACGACGGCAAAATTTAGAGAGCAAATACGCATTTACAACAGCATGTTCTCTTTTACATCGTTCGGTGCACGAATTGACCATTCAGTCAATCATGGGCGAGGACCTTATACATTTAGAATAAGCGGTCAAACATATCATAAAATTGGGTCCCTTTTGCCTGCAGAAGGAGGACATCCACGATATGCACAACTATATTTTTTTGATACAGAACATGAGGCGAGGAACCGGATGTCTGCCTTTGTAAGTTCCGAGACCCGACACTCGCTTGACGAAAACATAACCAACAACCTAATCAACATGCTGAATCAATACAGTGTTGTTGCTCAAGCATTTCGGATGGCACGCGATTGGTCTACTAACAATAGATCATCGGAATTTCAGCTGCGGTTGCTTGCTAAGGTGACACACTCACGGCAATATAACACCCCTACCGTAGCTGAGGTAGCCGCATTGATAACAAGTGACTTTGGGCAGTGTACAGCTTCAAGGGATATCATTGTGCAGGAAAAAAATTACCCGCCGAAAAGGATATCAGAACTGCACCAACTATATATGGCGTTGCAATACCCTTTATTATTTCCATACGGCGAAACAGGGTATCACGAAGAAATCCCCTATCGTAGTAACAATGGACGACGGAAAACTAATAGAGAGTTTGTCACCATGCGCGAGTTCTATTGCTATATGATTCAGCAACGTGAAAATGAAGGCACCACCCTACTTAGAGGTGGACGTTTATTTCAACAATATTTAGTCGATGCATACACAGCTGTAGAAGAACAAAGTCTTAAATGGCTAAGGAATCACCAAAATGAGCTACGCCTCGACCTATATAATAATGTGTGTGACGCTGTTACGCGCGGCGACACGAAGGCGACGTCAATAGGAAAAAGAATCATTCTACCAGCTTCACATACCGGTAGCCCACGATATATGGTTCAGAACTACCAAGACGCAATGGCACTTTGTCGAGAGTTTGATAATCCAGATTTGTTCATCACCTTTACATCTAACCCTAAATGGCCAGAAATTGAAGGCATGCTGTCTTATATAGAAGGTCAGCGACCACCGGATCGGCCAGACATTGTTGCAAGAATGTTTAAGCAAAAGCTTGACTCGCTCATGAATGATATAATGAAAGCTCATATATTTGGCACAACAGAAGCAG GTATATACATTATTGAATTTCAAAAACGCGGATTGCCCCATGTCCACATGTTAATTTGGTTAACCCGTGATTGCAAATGCAAGAGCCCATCAGACATTGACGATATCATATCCGCTGAAATTCCATCTCAGACTCATGACCGAGAAGCGTACAAAGCTGTTACCGAGTACATGTTACATGGGCCTTGCGGAGGAAAAAATACAGACGCACCTTGCATGGTTAACAGAAAATGCTCGAAAAATTTTCCTAAGCCCTATTATGCGGAAACGACAATAGATGAGGATGGATACGCAAACTACAGGCGGAGGAACAATGGAGAAAAAGTAAGCAAAGGCAAAAATACGCTTGACAATAGCTTTGTTGTGCCTTACAACAGATTCCTCCTCCTCAAATACAAtgcacatattaatgtggaatggtGTAATAGATATCGGGCTATCAAGTACTTATTTAAATACTTAAACAAAGGGCCCGACCGAGCAACAATAGTGATACAAGAAAATCTAACTCCTATAGAAAACTCCTCTGTTGAAAAAGTAACCGAAGTTGATGAAATTCAAAATTACTTAGATTGTCGCTATCTATCACCATGCGAGGCTGTTTGGAGAATGTTTTCCTTTGACATCCACTTTTCACAGCCATCAGTTATCAAATTGTCCAACCATTTACCAAATCAGCAGGCTATCACC GACGCAAAAGAATGGGCCCCTCGAAAACAAAGAAGGTGTATTGGACGTATTGTGTACTCAAATCCTGCATCGGGCGAGCGTTATTATCTCAGGATGTTGTTAAATATAGTCAAAGGTCCCCGATCATTTGAAGATATTCGTAGAGTCGACGGAACATTACATCCCACATTTAAAGATGCTTGCTTTGCCTACGGGTTGAtaaatgatgataaagaatggacagAGGCAATATCCGAGGCAACATTGTGGGCATCTGGTTCACAACTTTGCGATTTGTTTGTCACCATTTTGCTTTTTTGCAACGTTAGTAAACCGCTCAACCTATGGGAAAAGCACTGGGAAGCGTTAGCAGATGACATTTTGCGTAAAAAAAGAAAGTTGTACAACTACCCAGAATTAATCCTAAGTGAGGCCCAGGTCAGAAATTATTGCTTGGTGGAAATACAAGCAATCTTAAATAAAAATGGTAAATCTTTATCGGATTACCCGGATCTCCCACAGCCCGACCAATCCCTCCTGAACCACCTGGACAACCGTCTTATACGAGAAGAATTAAACTACAATCTTAAAGAAATGGAAACCCTTCATAACAACCTGTATACCTCCCTCAACCCGGAACAACTTATTATTTATCAGGCGGTACTTGCAGCTGTAACAGAAAAAAAGGGAGGTCTATTTTTCCTCTATGGCCCTGGGGGTACAGGAAAAACCTTCGTTTACAACACCATTCTGACCAAACTAAGATCCGAGAAGATGATCGTTCTTGCAGTGGCTTCGTCAG GAATTGCTTCATTGCTTTTGCCAGGGGGTCGGACTGCCCACCGTCGATTTGTCATCCCGTTAGAACTCATGGAAAATAGCACATGTGGTATAAAACAAAAGACACACCTTGCATACCTGATGCAACAAGCAAGGTTAATAATATGGGATGAAGCTCCCATGACTCAACGATTCGCATTTGAGGCGTTAGATAAAACATTGCGGGATATTTTAGCCGCAAAGGACGAGGCAAACAGAGGCAGGCTCTTTGGAGGTATACCTATTCTACTAGGAGGTGATTTCAGGCAGATATTACCAGTGATACCGAAGGGCAAAAGACAGGAGGTGATCCAGGCTTGCATTAACCGATCAGATTTATGGAACCATTGTCAACTACACAGGTTGTCGCGAATCATGCGGGTAAATGAATACACTGTAGATGGCCGCGTTGATGCTCGGAAACGGGAATTCAATAAATGGGTCCTAGAAATTGGAGATGGCAAAGTCCCCGCCTTATGTCAAGATGGAGAAGATGAACCAACATGGATAAACATTCCAGAAGAGTTTATTGTTAAATCTGAGAAGCCCCCCATTGAGGCTATCGTAGACACCGTTTTTCCAGATTTCATTCAGAGACATAGAGATGAAGACTATTTACGTGAGAGGGCAATTTTGACCCCAAGAAATGATGACGCTGACCAGATTAATAAACATATGTTTAAGAAGCTAGAATCTCAAACAATGACCTTTCAAAGCTCGGATGAAATATGCAAGGGATCAACAGATGCGCTTGACCAACAACAATCATACCCAGTTGaatttttaaataagctcaattttCCCGGTGTGCCTCCTCACAAGTTGAAGCTAAAAATAGGCCAACCAATAATGTTGCTACGCAATTTGAACCCCAGCAAAGGCATGTGTAATGGAACCCGGCTTATCATAACGGACTTTCAAAAATTCGTTATTCAGGCTCGCATCATTACTGGCTCCCATATTGGCAACATGGTTATAATACACCGAATAATCCTAACGTCTACCCAATCCAAGTGGCCTTTTGTTATGCAACGCACTCAATTTCCCGTGAAACCATGTTACgcgatgacgatcaacaaaagccagGGGCAATCACTCGAATTGGTCGGCCTATACTTGCCAAAACCAGTATTTAGTCACGGGCAACTATACGTCGCAATGTCGAGAGTAACCGACCCCGCCGGTCTGAAAATAGTCATGGTCAACGAAAACAAGGACGGATTGCATAACCATACAAGGAACGTGGTTTACAAGGAAATTTTCACAAACCTAAATTAG